One window of the Marmota flaviventris isolate mMarFla1 chromosome 2, mMarFla1.hap1, whole genome shotgun sequence genome contains the following:
- the Tcf15 gene encoding transcription factor 15 → MAFALLRPVGAHVLYPDVRLLSEDEENRSESDASDQSFGCCEGLEAARRGPGPGGGRRAGGSAGPVVVVRQRQAANARERDRTQSVNTAFTALRTLIPTEPVDRKLSKIETLRLASSYIAHLANVLLLGDAADDGQPCFRAAGSAKGTVPAAADGGRQPRSICTFCLSNQRKGGGRRDLGGSCLKVRGVAPLRGPRR, encoded by the exons ATGGCGTTCGCGCTGCTGCGCCCCGTCGGCGCGCACGTGCTGTACCCGGACGTGCGGCTGCTGAGCGAGGACGAGGAGAACCGCAGCGAGAGCGACGCGTCCGATCAGTCGTTCGGCTGCTGCGAAGGCCTGGAGGCGGCTCGGCGCGGCCCGGGCCCCGggggcgggcggcgggcgggcggCAGCGCGGGTCCCGTTGTGGTGGTGCGACAGCGGCAGGCGGCCAACGCGAGGGAGCGGGACCGCACTCAGAGTGTGAACACGGCCTTCACCGCGCTGCGCACGCTCATCCCCACCGAGCCCGTGGACCGCAAGCTGTCCAAGATCGAGACGCTGCGCCTGGCGTCCAGCTACATCGCGCACCTGGCCAACGTGCTGCTTCTGGGGGACGCGGCCGACGACGGGCAGCCGTGCTTCCGTGCGGCGGGCAGTGCCAAGGGCACTGTCCCCGCAGCCGCCGACGGCGGCCGCCAGCCGCGCTCCATCTGCACCTTCTGCCTCAGCAACCAGCGCAAGGGG GGTGGCCGTCGTGACCTGGGAGGCAGCTGCTTGAAGGTGAGGGGAGTGGCCCCCCTTCGAGGGCCACGGAGATGA